From one Methylocystis parvus OBBP genomic stretch:
- a CDS encoding helix-turn-helix transcriptional regulator, with translation MAKPITRPYSRYSHDAVVMLGQLIRRARIERKMTTTELAERAGLSRGLVQRIEKGDPGCGIGAVFEAAAIVGVRLFDADQAALTSAIGINTAILTLLPKAVRVSKVEAKDDF, from the coding sequence ATGGCCAAGCCGATAACCCGACCCTATTCCCGCTACAGCCACGACGCCGTCGTGATGCTGGGTCAGCTGATCCGGCGCGCCCGGATCGAACGGAAGATGACGACGACCGAACTGGCCGAGCGCGCCGGGCTGTCTCGCGGTCTCGTACAAAGGATCGAGAAGGGAGATCCGGGCTGCGGGATCGGCGCCGTGTTCGAGGCCGCGGCTATCGTCGGCGTGCGCCTCTTCGACGCCGATCAGGCCGCGCTGACGAGCGCGATCGGAATCAATACGGCAATACTCACACTTCTGCCCAAGGCGGTGCGCGTTTCCAAGGTCGAGGCCAAGGATGACTTCTGA
- a CDS encoding type II toxin-antitoxin system HipA family toxin, which produces MTSEAAPKEAFVWVWLPGAIEPVVAGRLAAAGDQLLFNYGRSFLARKNAIPLYEPELPLRAGVLPLLNGLRMPSCIRDAAPDAWGRRVILNRRLGVKGPGIDVASLDELTYLLESGSDRIGALDFQTSATRYVAREAAPASLEELSTAAASIEAGIPLTPELDQALLHGSSIGGARPKAMIASADRKYVAKFSSQSDLYSVVKAEYVAMRLAAESGLDVAGVTLQRTAGKDVLLVERFDREKAGEGWCRRAMVSALTLLELDEMMARYASYEDLATVIRHRFVAPRETLRELFGRILFNVLCGNTDDHARNHSAFWDGEKLALTPAYDICPQARAGGEATQAMLIAGGKRLSRVGLCLDAAPSFLLSQAEALAMVRHQITTICDRWAAVCAEAALSDVDRSLLWRRQFLHPFAFEGAPPTLSALLA; this is translated from the coding sequence ATGACTTCTGAAGCCGCTCCAAAGGAAGCGTTCGTCTGGGTCTGGCTGCCCGGCGCGATTGAACCGGTCGTCGCCGGCAGGCTCGCCGCCGCGGGCGATCAGCTGCTCTTCAATTACGGGCGGAGCTTTCTCGCCAGGAAGAACGCAATCCCGCTTTATGAACCCGAACTGCCGCTGCGAGCCGGCGTGCTGCCGCTTCTCAATGGATTGCGGATGCCGAGCTGCATCCGAGACGCGGCGCCCGATGCTTGGGGCCGGCGCGTTATCCTCAATCGGAGGCTCGGCGTTAAGGGGCCCGGAATCGATGTCGCTTCGCTGGACGAGCTTACCTACCTCCTCGAATCTGGTTCCGACCGGATCGGCGCTCTGGATTTTCAGACGTCCGCCACCCGCTACGTCGCTCGTGAGGCGGCGCCTGCCTCGCTTGAGGAGCTATCGACCGCCGCCGCGAGCATCGAAGCTGGCATCCCTCTCACCCCGGAGCTCGATCAGGCGCTGTTGCATGGCAGCTCCATTGGCGGCGCCCGTCCGAAAGCGATGATCGCGTCGGCAGATCGGAAATACGTCGCGAAGTTCTCATCGCAAAGCGATCTCTACAGCGTCGTCAAAGCTGAATACGTGGCCATGCGTCTTGCGGCCGAGAGCGGGTTGGACGTGGCGGGGGTGACCTTGCAGCGGACAGCCGGCAAGGACGTTCTGCTTGTCGAGCGTTTCGATCGGGAGAAGGCAGGAGAGGGTTGGTGCCGTCGCGCGATGGTCTCCGCTTTGACGCTGCTCGAGCTCGACGAGATGATGGCCCGTTACGCCAGCTATGAAGACCTGGCGACCGTCATCCGACACCGCTTCGTGGCTCCGAGGGAAACCCTCAGAGAGCTGTTCGGCCGCATACTGTTCAACGTCTTGTGCGGCAACACGGACGATCACGCTAGAAATCATTCGGCCTTCTGGGACGGCGAGAAGCTGGCGCTCACGCCGGCCTATGACATCTGCCCCCAGGCGCGCGCCGGGGGCGAAGCCACCCAGGCGATGCTGATCGCCGGCGGCAAGCGACTGAGCCGGGTTGGCCTGTGCCTTGACGCCGCTCCGTCGTTTTTGCTTTCGCAGGCGGAGGCATTGGCTATGGTGCGGCATCAGATCACGACGATCTGTGATCGGTGGGCGGCGGTCTGCGCCGAAGCCGCCCTCAGCGACGTGGATCGAAGCCTGCTATGGCGAAGGCAGTTCCTGCATCCGTTTGCTTTCGAAGGCGCCCCGCCAACGCTCTCAGCGCTGCTGGCGTAA